The Streptomyces sp. ALI-76-A nucleotide sequence CCGGATCGTGCCCCTGGACGAGGACACCGGTCCGTCCGTCACGCACGGCGACCGGGAGTCCGCCGACCGCGGCGGCGAGCACCGGTGTACCGGCCGCCTGCGCCTCTATGGCGACCAGGCCGAACGACTCGCTGTAGGACGGCATGACGAGTACGGACGCGGCGCGGAACCAGTCCGCCAGCTGGTCCTGGCCGACGGGCGGGTGGAACCGTACGACGTCCGCGATGCCCAGCCGGGACGCCAGCTTCTGCAGGCCCTCCGGCTTGGCGAGGCCGCTGCCGCTGGGGCCGCCGACAACCGGGACGACGATGCGGGAGCGCAGGTCGGGACGGTCGTCGAGCAGGACGGCGACCGCGCGCAGGAGCACGTCCGGCGCCTTCAGGGGCTGGATGCGGCCCGCGAAGAGCGGGACCAGGGCGTCCTGCGGAAGGCCCAGGCGGGCGCGGGCGGCGGCGCGGCCGTCCGCGGGGCGGAAGCGGTCGAGGTTCACGCCGGGGTGGACCACGGCGACCTTGGCGGGGTCGGCTGCGTAGTGCCCCACGAGTGCCTCGCGCTCCTCGGCCGTGTTGGCGATGAGCCGGTCGGCGGCGCCGACGATCTGGGTCTCGCCGATGACGCGGGCGGCGGGCTCGGGGGTGTCGCCGTCGGCCAGGTTGGCGTTCTTGACCTTGGCCATGGTGTGCATGGCGTGCACCAGGGGGACGCCCCAGCGCTGGGCGGCGAGCCAGCCGACGTGGCCGGAGAGCCAGTAGTGGGAGTGGACCAGGTCGTAGTAGCCCGGGCGGTGGCCTGCCCAGGCCTGCATCACGCCGTGCGTGAAGGCGCACAGCTGGGCCGGGAGCTCTTCCTTGGCGAGGCCCTCGTAGGGGCCGGCGTCGACGTGCCGGACGAGGACGCCGGGCGCGAGTTCGACGGACGGCGGGAGGGCGGCCGTGGTGGCGCGCGTGAAGATCTCCACCTCGATGTCGATCGCGGCGAGGCGTTGCGCGAGTTCCACGATGTAGACGTTCATGCCGCCGGCGTCGCCGGTGCCCGGCTGGTGGAGCGGTGAGGTGTGTACGGAGAGCATGGCGACCCGACGGGGACGTCGGTGCAGCCGCAGTCGCGGGGGTGCCGCCACAGAGCGACGCCCGAGCCGGCTGACGTACTGGCTCACGTGGCGGTCCTCCTTGCTGCGGGCGTGCGGGCCGGGCCGAGGGTGTGGAGCGCCCTCCAAGAGCGGCAACACCGGAGGAAAGGGTTCCCATTCCGGGCGGAGCGGTTTTTGCCGAGGCATTACCAGGAGTCGCTCAACCGTTCGAGGCTGGAATGCGTGCGCCCGCGGCCGGAGCGGTCCCCGGTGCTCCCGGAGAAGCGGTGGGCGAAGGGGCGCCGCGGCCCCCGAGGTGGCGCCCCGGCCCCCGAGGTGGCGCCCGGGTCCCCGGGAGGAGCGGCGCCCGGCCTCCGGAGAGAAGCCGTGCCTTCGCCTCCGGGTGCCCGCATACCCTCGTGGGTATGACAGCCCGCGCAGTGTCCCTCCCCCACTCCCGGCTTCGTCCGGGCGGTGGGAACCCCGTCGTGGGCACGGTGACGCGCGGGACGACCAACCCCAACCGGCTGCGCCGCATGGACCGCTGGATCGCGGCGTCGCACGGGGCCGAGCTGCGTCGCGCCGCCGACCCCGTCGCCGTGGACCTCGGATACGGTGCCGCGCCCTGGACGGCCGTCGAGCTCCTGACCCGGCTGCGCGGGCAGGCGCCCCGCGCGCGCGTGGTGGGCGTCGAGATCGAACCGGCGCGGGTCGCGGCGGCGCGCCCGTACGAGCGGGACGGGCTGGCCTTCCGGCACGGGGGCTTCGAGGTCCCCGTCCCCGGGCGGCCGTGGCTGATCCGGGCCGCCAACGTGCTGCGCCAGTACGACGAGGGCGAGGTCGCCGTCGTGTGGGAGCGGCTGTGCTCCCGTCTCGCGCCGGCCGGCGGGGGCTCCCGGGGCGGACTGCTCGTCGAGGGAACCTGTGACGAGATCGGGCGTCGGCACGTGTGGGTGGCGCTCGGTCCGGAGGGGCCGCGCACGGTGACCTTCGCGACCCGGCTGGGATCCCTGGAGCGCCCCTCGGACCTCGCCGAGCGCCTGCCGAAGGCACTCATCCACCGCAACGTCCCCGGCGAACCGGTGCACGCCTTCCTGCGCGACTTCGACCGTGCCTGGGCCGCCGCCGCGCCCTACGCGTC carries:
- a CDS encoding class I SAM-dependent methyltransferase is translated as MGTVTRGTTNPNRLRRMDRWIAASHGAELRRAADPVAVDLGYGAAPWTAVELLTRLRGQAPRARVVGVEIEPARVAAARPYERDGLAFRHGGFEVPVPGRPWLIRAANVLRQYDEGEVAVVWERLCSRLAPAGGGSRGGLLVEGTCDEIGRRHVWVALGPEGPRTVTFATRLGSLERPSDLAERLPKALIHRNVPGEPVHAFLRDFDRAWAAAAPYASYGARQRWIRTVRDLTADWPVTDGPTRWRQGEVTVAWGALAPRG
- the mshA gene encoding D-inositol-3-phosphate glycosyltransferase — encoded protein: MSQYVSRLGRRSVAAPPRLRLHRRPRRVAMLSVHTSPLHQPGTGDAGGMNVYIVELAQRLAAIDIEVEIFTRATTAALPPSVELAPGVLVRHVDAGPYEGLAKEELPAQLCAFTHGVMQAWAGHRPGYYDLVHSHYWLSGHVGWLAAQRWGVPLVHAMHTMAKVKNANLADGDTPEPAARVIGETQIVGAADRLIANTAEEREALVGHYAADPAKVAVVHPGVNLDRFRPADGRAAARARLGLPQDALVPLFAGRIQPLKAPDVLLRAVAVLLDDRPDLRSRIVVPVVGGPSGSGLAKPEGLQKLASRLGIADVVRFHPPVGQDQLADWFRAASVLVMPSYSESFGLVAIEAQAAGTPVLAAAVGGLPVAVRDGRTGVLVQGHDPADYARVLRDFADEPTRSARMGEAAARHARSFGWDTAAAATADVYTAAAQSYRRRVRSHHG